In the genome of Manis javanica isolate MJ-LG chromosome 17, MJ_LKY, whole genome shotgun sequence, one region contains:
- the NAT14 gene encoding probable N-acetyltransferase 14 has product MAPGHLSVREMREDEKPLVLEMLKAGVKDTENRVALHALTRPPALLLLAAVSSGLRFVLASFALALLLPVFLAVAAMKLGLRARWGSLPPPGGLGGPWVAVQGPGDVCGVLALAPGSSAGDGARVSRLSVSRWHRRRGVGRRLLAFAESQAQAWAGGMGEPHVRLVVPVSVASWGMAGMLEGCGYQAVGSWGCMGCALVREFSKDL; this is encoded by the exons ATGGCCCCCGGCCACCTGTCGGTGCGGGAGATGCGGGAAGATGAGAAACCCCTGGTGCTGGAGATGCTGAAG GCTGGTGTGAAGGACACAGAGAACCGCGTGGCCCTTCATGCACTGACGCGGCCGCCGGCCCTGCTTCTCCTGGCAGCAGTCAGCAGTGGCCTGCGCTTCGTCCTGGCCTCCTTCGCCCTGGCCCTCCTCCTGCCTGTGTTCCTGGCTGTGGCAGCCATGAAGCTAGGCCTGCGGGCCCGGTGGGGCTCGCTGCCTCCCCCGGGAGGCCTGGGGGGCCCCTGGGTGGCAGTACAAGGCCCCGGGGATGTGTGCGGGGTCCTGGCCTTGGCCCCAGGCTCCAGTGCTGGGGACGGAGCCCGAGTGTCCCGCCTCTCTGTTTCTCGCTGGCACCGCCGCAGAGGCGTGGGCAGGCGGCTGCTGGCTTTTGCTGAATCCCAGGCACAAGCTTGGGCAGGAGGCATGGGGGAGCCCCATGTGAGGCTGGTGGTCCCTGTGTCTGTGGCCTCTTGGGGCATGGCAGGGATGCTGGAAGGCTGTGGCTACCAGGCTGTGGGGAGCTGGGGCTGCATGGGCTGTGCACTGGTGAGGGAGTTCAGCAAGGACCTGTGA